A window of Phycobacter azelaicus contains these coding sequences:
- a CDS encoding LysR family transcriptional regulator has translation MLYLTLRHYEYVCTVARHGSLSAAAAAVHVSQPALSAALSRIEDHLGYALFRRRRGSALAMTPQGRAFAEKAQGLLAQAALLEDPKGASSGTHHLTLVCFSDLAPFLLAPALKTLRQALPDVKISHRACGFDPLIAALSGGEADLAITYDLGLDAGFSRAVLHRLAPHALVPPDHPISGRGGISLAELAAHPLVLSQEGLSVQHMLGLFKAHGLVPRIAQRADSLELLRSLAANGEGVGISYSLPPGGTSYDGKALCAVPVTDTSAEEPVILAAPEGVPEASPAHRALESLKKVLSAERSTLTQADHHVD, from the coding sequence ATGTTATATTTGACTCTGCGCCACTACGAATATGTCTGCACTGTCGCCCGCCATGGCAGCCTGTCAGCCGCCGCAGCAGCAGTGCACGTCAGCCAGCCTGCGCTTTCTGCCGCGCTTAGCCGGATTGAGGATCATTTGGGGTATGCACTGTTCCGGCGCCGACGGGGCTCAGCTCTGGCGATGACGCCCCAGGGACGGGCGTTTGCGGAAAAGGCCCAGGGACTTCTTGCGCAGGCAGCCCTGCTGGAGGATCCAAAAGGCGCAAGCTCTGGAACGCATCATCTGACGTTGGTGTGTTTCTCCGACCTTGCGCCATTCTTGCTGGCCCCTGCCCTGAAGACGCTGCGCCAGGCCTTGCCGGACGTGAAGATCAGCCACAGGGCCTGTGGCTTCGATCCTCTGATCGCTGCCCTGTCCGGGGGCGAGGCGGATCTGGCCATCACTTATGATCTTGGGCTGGATGCAGGGTTTAGCAGAGCGGTGCTGCATCGCCTTGCCCCACATGCCCTGGTGCCGCCCGACCACCCGATATCAGGCCGCGGTGGTATTTCATTGGCCGAACTGGCCGCCCACCCGCTGGTTTTGTCGCAGGAAGGGCTTTCGGTACAGCACATGCTGGGGCTGTTCAAGGCTCACGGGTTGGTGCCACGGATCGCGCAGCGGGCCGACTCGCTGGAGCTTTTACGCAGTCTGGCAGCCAATGGCGAAGGGGTAGGCATCAGTTACAGCCTGCCACCCGGCGGGACCAGTTATGACGGCAAAGCGCTGTGCGCGGTCCCAGTTACGGATACCAGCGCAGAGGAACCGGTCATTCTGGCAGCTCCTGAAGGCGTCCCAGAAGCCTCGCCCGCGCATCGGGCGCTCGAGAGTCTCAAGAAAGTCCTGAGCGCAGAGCGTTCAACGCTTACGCAAGCGGATCACCACGTCGACTGA
- the irrA gene encoding iron response transcriptional regulator IrrA → MTPISEDLATKWLGRAGLRPTRQRVALAELLVGDGKHRHVTAESLFEAAKDRGDAVSLATVYNTLRAFCDAGVLQEITVDGSKSYFDTNTHDHPHYYWEQDGRVTDAPSDQLVIQSLPDAPEGMEIASVDVVIRLRKR, encoded by the coding sequence ATGACGCCAATTAGCGAAGATCTGGCAACCAAATGGCTTGGACGGGCCGGACTGCGGCCGACCCGACAGCGGGTGGCGCTGGCTGAGCTGTTGGTCGGGGACGGCAAGCACCGCCATGTCACCGCCGAAAGCCTGTTTGAAGCGGCCAAGGACAGGGGCGATGCTGTTTCTCTGGCCACCGTCTACAACACGCTCCGCGCCTTTTGCGACGCGGGGGTCTTGCAGGAAATCACCGTGGACGGGTCGAAAAGCTATTTCGACACCAACACCCATGATCACCCGCATTACTACTGGGAACAGGATGGCCGCGTCACCGATGCGCCTTCGGACCAGCTGGTGATCCAGAGCCTGCCGGACGCTCCCGAGGGTATGGAGATTGCCTCAGTCGACGTGGTGATCCGCTTGCGTAAGCGTTGA
- a CDS encoding phytanoyl-CoA dioxygenase family protein, producing MVHPLITQEHVEQFQRDGVVLVRGLFADQVELLRAGVEANMQAPGPYASNNEKPGQTGRFFDDYCNWTRIPEFEEAIHASPVAEIAADLMQSDYVQMFHDHVLVKEPGTSMATPWHQDGPYYFVEGQQTISFWSPLDPVREASLRCVAGSHAWEKEVLPTRWVSEEGFFPDEGQYIPVPDPDAEGMRVLEWEMEPGDAVAFNYRTLHGARGNTSSQRRRAFSLRLVGEDARYVERPGRTSPPYPGHDMQPGQRLREDWFPVLLQR from the coding sequence ATGGTCCACCCTCTCATCACGCAAGAGCATGTCGAGCAGTTTCAACGCGATGGCGTCGTGCTTGTGCGCGGGCTGTTTGCGGATCAGGTTGAGCTGCTGCGCGCCGGGGTCGAGGCAAACATGCAGGCGCCAGGTCCCTACGCATCGAACAACGAAAAGCCGGGGCAGACGGGTCGGTTCTTTGACGATTACTGCAACTGGACCCGCATCCCTGAATTTGAGGAGGCGATACATGCCTCCCCGGTGGCTGAAATTGCCGCCGATCTGATGCAGTCAGACTATGTGCAGATGTTCCACGACCACGTGCTGGTCAAGGAGCCGGGAACCTCTATGGCGACACCCTGGCACCAGGACGGCCCCTATTACTTTGTCGAAGGGCAGCAGACGATCAGCTTCTGGTCGCCGCTCGATCCTGTGCGCGAGGCCTCGCTTCGCTGTGTGGCGGGATCTCACGCCTGGGAAAAGGAAGTGCTGCCCACTCGCTGGGTCTCGGAAGAGGGGTTCTTCCCGGATGAAGGCCAGTACATACCCGTGCCTGACCCCGATGCCGAAGGAATGCGGGTTCTGGAATGGGAGATGGAGCCGGGCGATGCGGTGGCCTTCAACTATCGCACCCTGCATGGCGCACGCGGCAATACCTCAAGCCAGCGCCGCCGCGCCTTTTCCCTGAGGCTGGTTGGGGAGGATGCGCGATACGTGGAGCGCCCGGGCCGTACATCTCCGCCCTATCCGGGCCACGACATGCAGCCGGGTCAGCGCCTGCGCGAGGATTGGTTCCCGGTGCTGTTGCAGCGGTAA
- the fabA gene encoding bifunctional 3-hydroxydecanoyl-ACP dehydratase/trans-2-decenoyl-ACP isomerase, which yields MADYPSSFDKDDLLKCARGELFGPGNAQLPAPPMLMMDRITEVSADGGAHGKGHILAEFDITPDLWFFDCHFPGNPIMPGCLGLDGLWQLTGFNLGWRGWQGRGYALGVGEVKLTGMVRPDRKMLTYKVDFTKAIQTRRLTMGVADGIVEADGEVIYQVKDMKVALSES from the coding sequence ATGGCCGATTACCCGAGCAGCTTTGACAAAGACGACTTGCTGAAATGCGCCCGAGGCGAGCTGTTCGGCCCCGGCAACGCCCAGCTGCCCGCCCCGCCCATGCTGATGATGGACCGCATCACCGAGGTGAGCGCGGATGGCGGCGCCCATGGCAAGGGTCACATCCTGGCCGAGTTCGACATCACCCCGGACCTGTGGTTCTTTGACTGCCACTTCCCCGGCAACCCGATCATGCCCGGCTGTCTGGGTCTTGACGGTCTGTGGCAATTGACCGGCTTCAACCTTGGCTGGCGCGGCTGGCAGGGGCGCGGCTATGCGCTGGGTGTGGGCGAGGTCAAGCTGACCGGCATGGTGCGCCCCGACCGCAAGATGCTGACCTACAAGGTGGATTTCACCAAGGCCATCCAGACCCGCCGCCTGACCATGGGCGTCGCCGACGGCATCGTGGAAGCCGACGGAGAGGTGATCTACCAGGTCAAGGACATGAAGGTCGCCCTCAGCGAAAGCTGA